A portion of the Juglans microcarpa x Juglans regia isolate MS1-56 chromosome 1D, Jm3101_v1.0, whole genome shotgun sequence genome contains these proteins:
- the LOC121260220 gene encoding peroxidase 29-like: MGFPLALFLCTLGCFSASTAIDGISGILDLHFYKNSCPDGEMIVREHVTSSMLTDPSSAAPLLRLAFHDCQVDGCDGSILLKESSNSLEIEAQSQKNFGIRKLDIMNNIKSSLEEVCPQTVSCADIIQLAARDSINLAGGPFIEVLTGRRDSVSASKKRAENQLPASNISVNEFAKIFHEKNINLQEGVALIGAHTLGIGHCRNFEERLRPVSDPTLSPTFSLLLQTVCSDPSLSDVAFAQNDATAFIFDNHYFIDIQNGRGLLKIDSEIATDPRTMPHVIAFGKDMQQFFHMFTSGFLKLSSHKVLVGEGGEIRRDCSVKNS; encoded by the exons ATGGGGTTTCCATTGGCTTTGTTTTTGTGCACTTTGGGTTGCTTCTCTGCAAGTACTGCAATTGACGGGATCAGTGGAATACTTGATCTgcacttttataaaaatagttgtCCTGATGGTGAGATGATTGTCAGAGAGCACGTTACAAGTAGTATGCTCACAGATCCTTCCAGTGCTGCACCTCTTTTAAGACTGGCTTTCCATGACTGTCAAGTTGat GGTTGTGATGGCTCAATTCTTCTCAAGGAATCATCAAACAGCTTGGAAATTGAAGCACAGTCTCAGAAGAATTTTGGAATAAGAAAGCTCGACATCATGAACAACATAAAAAGTTCTCTTGAGGAAGTCTGTCCTCAAACTGTATCTTGTGCTGATATTATACAGTTGGCTGCAAGGGACTCTATTAACCTG GCAGGAGGACCATTTATCGAGGTTTTAACTGGAAGAAGAGATTCTGTTTCTGCAAGCAAGAAGAGAGCTGAAAATCAGCTTCCGGCTTCTAACATATCGGTTAATGAGTTTGCTAAGATCTTCCATGAAAAGAACATTAATCTACAAGAAGGAGTTGCATTAATTG GAGCTCATACTCTAGGCATAGGGCACTGCCGGAACTTTGAGGAGCGACTTAGGCCAGTAAGTGATCCCACGTTGTCACCGACCTTCTCGTTGCTACTGCAAACAGTTTGCAGCGATCCTTCTTTGTCCGATGTTGCATTTGCCCAAAATGATGCCACTGCATTCATCTTTGACAATCACTACTTCATTGATATCCAAAATGGGAGAGGACTACTCAAGATTGATTCTGAGATTGCTACAGATCCAAGGACAATGCCACACGTAATTGCGTTTGGAAAGGACATGCAGCAGTTCTTCCATATGTTTACATCTGGGTTTCTGAAGCTCTCAAGCCACAAGGTTTTAGTTGGAGAAGGGGGAGAGATTAGGAGGGATTGTAGCGTCAAAAATAGCTAG
- the LOC121261627 gene encoding photosystem I reaction center subunit VI-2, chloroplastic, whose protein sequence is MASLATLAAVQPATIKGLGGSSLTGTKLYVKPTRQSLRTKSFRAGAVVAKYGDKSVYFDLEDLGNTTGQWDLYGSDAPSPYNPLQSKFFETFAAPFTKRGLLLKFLILGGGSTLAYFSATASGDILPIVKGPQLPPKPGPRGKL, encoded by the exons ATGGCTTCTCTAGCAACTTTAGCTGCTGTTCAACCAGCCACCATCAAAGGCCTTGGTGGCAGCTCCCTGACTGGAACAAAGCTCTATGTCAAGCCCACTCGCCAGAGCCTGAGAACCAAAAGCTTCAG GGCGGGTGCGGTGGTGGCAAAGTATGGTGACAAGAGCGTCTACTTTGACTTGGAAGACTTGGGGAACACCACTGGACAATGGGATTTGTATGGCTCAGATGCCCCTTCACCTTACAACCCTCTTCAG AGCAAGTTCTTTGAGACATTTGCAGCTCCATTCACCAAGAGGGGTTTATTGCTCAAATTCTTGATATTGGGAGGTGGTTCCACCCTTGCTTACTTCAGTGCCACTGCTTCGGGTGACATCCTACCAATTGTGAAGGGCCCACAACTTCCACCGAAGCCTGGCCCGCGTGGCAAGCTCTAA